A portion of the Stigmatella aurantiaca DW4/3-1 genome contains these proteins:
- a CDS encoding tetratricopeptide repeat protein, with translation MGGVRNGKSAEGPGDSGARQETLAVDARAPEGDSAVHGKVERHLQVAARLLREHHAPKAFGELVRASRILPMTPRLAAALVTVSLHAGTEAAAITLLSASLEQVEGQVHRAVRRQLARVLRRVEQLPRAIEALEALLGLFPEDHRSRRVLQELLQRTGRWEALVASLESEAHEAFVRGEFYRAARATRWRARVQAEQLRNLARAAESYGKAANYLEQMEDAVGALSVRLDGLRVLHAAGASEAVLTAASSVCLSAGSRLNRGAEVRRVLEELRLIPARVELPPEKGPSVGPSPEAPPLTEGGALPEVLLAKPVPVAVSSTAPTVVEMPAAVEPAPPPEPEPPAGNPEDPASQQRLETQLIARQAWPELAQFYLARAERAKDPSVRAEALTRLAEVMETELEDPAGAARMYQEIVTLTGDRVALKEQVRLLAKRGDPSLVQRALNEAVQGARSSRARANAYLTRAERELETGDWSKAKADFETAEALTPGLLLVLAGLVRCVSDQDRPSIAARLRASLTAAPRRSPDRLEALRVLATVAESPLKDPRLAQWAWSEVLAEEPGDTHAREQLTGLARLLGDKDSLGQLLREQLAREPRGPAARLARLELVSVLENAGDTQEALTELRQAVRFEPGHKEAWLLLADRLTACGQIGEAAWAMEHAATAMEDEEERQHTWARLARFCQEVLKDPVRAEVYSRRAENLRRSREEPDAPLVPDAPRSARIRREREMSVPRTVILVPPPGIVELTPSGQALPLKPPSETHAPAPVPLDDSHSPTIEIAAVAPPGAKMPFSEEEPTATEAPEGFVPPAEPVPAEPVPAKSESAPLEATPLNAESMLDELLGDSSPNTSTSLTAWSWRKPRPPAAPSAEKKGTQSRKALPPEEERTAPRERTASRKPVPARPPETATVRTVVPKAAVPPPEEKAAAPSERSTLAPIPSKGGTSKRPALEVSAVRSATGTKGAPGARRPAADDSPFAKVSPREPEGPSAPAEPSGPVQNTAFISWEAPPGKMEPVRRIARSRGGTSSGPAKGPPSHSAGAEPAVFQQVRERPLDEKLYLQVAEYFEERGDAERAELMREIADAIEGREGSAPRALRQPLSAEERSGLRHPLLRTPPGELLSCVGLALCRLFPAYGRAAGTQDPLRPERGPGAPLAIEALKATERLLGIEAPEVVLSEDNGPPFSLVYTSAPRLLVGKQAVRQVLSAAELRFYAGRALLCLGPELLALRSLKKDQVLRGLALLATVLKDNQVSGPEARAVREALKPPQLARAAALFDSATRQFDVSALADAARDSANRAGLVACGSVGPALASLRMKRALEREVVELVRFAASERYFQLRASR, from the coding sequence ATGGGTGGCGTGAGAAACGGGAAGAGCGCCGAGGGGCCCGGGGATTCCGGTGCCCGACAGGAGACGCTCGCCGTGGACGCGCGTGCTCCCGAGGGCGACAGCGCGGTGCACGGCAAGGTGGAGCGGCACCTCCAGGTGGCCGCGCGGCTGCTGCGCGAGCACCATGCCCCCAAGGCTTTCGGCGAGCTGGTCCGCGCCAGCCGCATCTTGCCCATGACCCCGCGCCTGGCCGCGGCGCTGGTGACCGTCTCCCTCCATGCGGGGACCGAGGCGGCCGCCATCACGCTGCTCTCCGCCTCGCTGGAGCAGGTGGAGGGGCAGGTTCACCGAGCGGTGCGCCGGCAGCTTGCCCGCGTGCTGCGCCGGGTGGAGCAACTGCCCCGCGCCATCGAGGCGTTGGAGGCGTTGCTAGGCCTGTTCCCGGAGGACCACCGCTCGCGGCGGGTCCTTCAGGAGTTGTTGCAGCGCACCGGCCGGTGGGAGGCGCTCGTGGCGTCGCTGGAAAGCGAGGCCCATGAGGCGTTCGTCCGGGGCGAGTTCTACCGCGCGGCGCGGGCCACCCGGTGGCGTGCCCGCGTGCAAGCCGAGCAGCTTCGCAATCTGGCGCGGGCCGCGGAGAGCTACGGGAAGGCCGCCAATTACCTGGAGCAGATGGAGGATGCGGTCGGTGCCCTGTCCGTGCGGCTGGATGGGCTCCGGGTGCTGCACGCCGCGGGGGCTTCCGAGGCCGTGCTCACCGCCGCCTCGTCGGTGTGTCTGTCCGCGGGCTCCCGGCTGAACCGGGGGGCCGAGGTCCGGCGGGTGCTGGAAGAGCTGCGGCTCATTCCCGCGCGGGTCGAGCTTCCTCCGGAGAAGGGTCCCTCCGTGGGGCCCTCCCCGGAAGCACCGCCGCTCACGGAAGGGGGGGCGCTTCCCGAGGTGCTCCTCGCGAAGCCGGTCCCGGTCGCGGTGTCCTCGACGGCTCCCACCGTGGTCGAGATGCCCGCGGCCGTTGAGCCCGCGCCCCCGCCCGAGCCCGAGCCTCCCGCCGGGAACCCCGAGGATCCCGCCTCCCAGCAGCGGCTGGAGACGCAGCTCATCGCCCGGCAAGCCTGGCCCGAGCTGGCACAATTTTATCTGGCCCGTGCCGAGCGGGCGAAGGATCCCTCGGTCCGGGCAGAGGCCCTGACCCGGCTCGCGGAGGTGATGGAGACCGAGCTGGAGGATCCGGCGGGCGCCGCGCGCATGTATCAGGAGATCGTCACCTTGACCGGTGACCGCGTGGCGCTGAAGGAGCAGGTGCGGCTGCTGGCCAAGCGGGGAGATCCTTCGCTGGTCCAACGCGCGCTGAATGAGGCGGTGCAGGGGGCGCGCTCCTCCAGGGCCCGGGCGAACGCCTACCTCACCCGCGCTGAGCGCGAGCTCGAAACCGGAGACTGGAGCAAGGCGAAGGCGGACTTCGAGACGGCGGAGGCGCTCACGCCAGGCTTGCTCCTGGTGCTCGCGGGGCTGGTGCGGTGTGTCTCCGACCAGGACAGGCCCTCCATCGCCGCCCGTCTGCGCGCCTCGCTGACCGCGGCTCCCCGGCGCTCTCCCGACCGGCTCGAAGCGCTGCGCGTGCTCGCCACCGTGGCCGAGAGCCCCCTCAAGGATCCACGGCTGGCTCAGTGGGCCTGGTCGGAGGTGCTGGCCGAGGAACCTGGCGATACCCATGCGCGGGAGCAGCTCACGGGCCTCGCCCGGCTGCTCGGCGACAAGGACTCCCTGGGCCAGCTCCTGCGGGAGCAACTGGCGCGGGAGCCTCGCGGGCCCGCGGCGCGGCTTGCCCGCCTGGAGCTGGTCTCCGTGTTGGAGAACGCGGGCGACACGCAGGAGGCCCTCACCGAGCTGCGGCAGGCCGTGCGCTTCGAGCCCGGACACAAGGAAGCGTGGCTGCTGTTGGCGGACCGTCTCACCGCGTGCGGCCAGATTGGCGAGGCGGCCTGGGCGATGGAGCATGCCGCCACCGCCATGGAGGACGAAGAGGAGCGTCAGCACACCTGGGCCCGGCTGGCCCGGTTCTGCCAGGAGGTCCTCAAGGATCCTGTCCGTGCGGAGGTCTACTCCCGGCGTGCGGAGAACCTGCGCCGCTCCCGGGAAGAGCCCGATGCTCCCCTTGTTCCCGATGCTCCCCGGAGCGCCCGCATCCGGCGGGAGCGGGAGATGAGTGTCCCGCGCACCGTGATCCTCGTTCCGCCCCCAGGGATCGTGGAGCTGACCCCTTCAGGGCAGGCGCTGCCCCTCAAGCCTCCGTCCGAGACTCACGCCCCGGCCCCAGTTCCGCTGGACGACTCCCACTCTCCCACCATCGAGATCGCCGCGGTGGCACCTCCCGGCGCGAAGATGCCGTTTTCCGAGGAGGAGCCAACGGCCACCGAAGCCCCTGAAGGCTTCGTTCCACCCGCCGAGCCCGTCCCCGCCGAGCCCGTCCCCGCCAAGTCCGAGTCCGCCCCGCTGGAAGCCACGCCCTTGAATGCCGAGAGCATGCTGGATGAGCTGCTTGGGGACTCCTCGCCCAATACCAGCACCTCCCTGACCGCTTGGTCCTGGCGGAAGCCCCGGCCCCCCGCCGCCCCCAGTGCCGAGAAGAAGGGAACCCAGTCCCGGAAGGCACTTCCTCCCGAAGAGGAGAGGACGGCCCCCCGGGAGCGCACTGCGTCCAGAAAGCCTGTGCCTGCCCGGCCCCCCGAGACCGCGACCGTCCGGACCGTGGTGCCCAAGGCGGCCGTCCCCCCGCCGGAGGAGAAGGCCGCGGCGCCTTCCGAGCGCTCCACCCTGGCCCCCATCCCGTCGAAGGGGGGCACGTCCAAGCGGCCTGCCCTGGAGGTCTCCGCGGTTCGGTCTGCCACGGGGACCAAGGGGGCTCCTGGCGCCAGACGCCCGGCGGCGGACGACTCCCCCTTCGCGAAGGTCTCGCCCCGGGAGCCCGAGGGGCCCTCCGCGCCGGCGGAACCCAGTGGGCCCGTGCAGAACACGGCGTTCATCTCCTGGGAGGCGCCCCCGGGAAAGATGGAGCCGGTGCGCCGGATTGCCCGCTCCCGCGGGGGGACGTCCTCGGGGCCCGCGAAGGGGCCACCGTCCCACTCCGCCGGAGCCGAGCCTGCCGTGTTCCAGCAGGTGCGTGAACGGCCCCTGGACGAGAAGCTCTATCTCCAGGTCGCGGAGTACTTCGAGGAGCGCGGAGACGCGGAGCGCGCCGAGCTGATGCGGGAGATCGCCGATGCGATCGAAGGGCGGGAAGGCTCCGCGCCGCGGGCCCTTCGCCAGCCCTTGTCGGCGGAGGAGCGCTCGGGGCTGAGGCACCCCCTGCTGCGCACGCCCCCGGGCGAGCTGCTCTCGTGTGTGGGCCTGGCGCTCTGCCGGCTCTTTCCGGCCTACGGCCGCGCCGCGGGCACCCAGGATCCCCTGCGTCCGGAACGAGGGCCGGGGGCGCCATTGGCCATCGAAGCCCTCAAGGCCACGGAGCGTCTGCTGGGCATCGAGGCGCCCGAAGTGGTCCTCTCCGAGGACAATGGGCCGCCGTTCTCCCTGGTCTACACGAGTGCCCCGAGGCTCCTCGTGGGCAAGCAGGCGGTGCGGCAGGTGTTGTCGGCCGCCGAGCTGCGCTTCTATGCGGGGCGCGCGTTGCTGTGTCTCGGGCCGGAGCTGCTCGCCCTGCGCAGCCTCAAGAAGGATCAGGTCCTGAGGGGGTTGGCCCTCCTGGCCACGGTCTTGAAGGACAACCAGGTTTCAGGGCCCGAAGCCCGCGCGGTGCGAGAGGCCTTGAAGCCCCCCCAGCTTGCCCGGGCGGCGGCGTTGTTCGACTCCGCCACGCGGCAGTTCGATGTGTCCGCGCTCGCGGATGCGGCGCGGGATTCGGCCAACCGGGCCGGGCTGGTGGCCTGCGGGAGCGTGGGGCCCGCGCTCGCCTCATTGCGGATGAAGCGGGCCCTGGAGCGCGAGGTGGTGGAGCTGGTGCGCTTTGCCGCCTCGGAACGCTACTTCCAGTTGCGCGCCTCCCGCTGA